The following nucleotide sequence is from Bradyrhizobium roseum.
TAATCGCCGGCGATGAATTCGCGATCCGCCAGCCGCTTGTTGAGCACGCCGTAGAGCCGGTTGGTCTCGTTGACGTAGCGGTCGATGGCGTATTGGATTTTCTCCACCGCGTAGTTGCGGAAGTGATGGTTCTGCCCGGCCATCGGACCGAGCCCGCCCATCTGCCAGAACGTCCACTGGATCGCGTCGTAGCGGCCGTAGAGATCGGCGGGCAGGAACTTTCCGGTCTTCTCGGCGAGATAGACCAGCATCGCACCGGATTCGAAGATCGAGATCGGCTTGCCGCCGCCTGTCGGTTCGCGATCGACCATCGCCGGAATGCGGTTGTTCGGCGCAATCGCCAGGAACTCCGGCTTGAACTGTTCGCCCTTGCCGATGTTGACCGGAAAAATCTTGTACGGCAGCCCGGTCTCTTCGAGGAACATCGTGATCTTGTGGCCGTTCGGCGTGGTCCAGTAATAGAGATCGATCATGGGGCGTTTCCCGTCCTGGCTAGCGGCATCGGTCCGATTTGCATGCGATTGCATGAATTTGGCCCGACGGCGCGATGCGAGTCAATGCCGCCGGATGACTCGCGCGTGAATGTGATCGGCTTCAGCCGAGGCGACCGTGCTCGCGCAGCAATTTTTCACCCGAGGCGGTGATCGCGACATGAACGCCCTGCCCGCCAACCGAACGGCGCGCGACATAGCCGCGATCGACGGCATCCTCCCAGATGGTCAGGCGTGGGCATGAGGTCCGCCACGTTTCGATCACCTCGGAATAGGGCCGCGGCTCGCGTCCGATCCATTCGACGAGGTCGAGCACCAGTGCGTCCGTGGTCCCGGTCATCAGCGCCTCCGTGAGAAAGCCGTCAAACTCAAAACGCCATCGCGCTTCCACGCGTGAACAGCAGCCAGCCGCCGTAGAGGATATAGTAGCCCGCCACGGCGGTGATCAGCCGGTTCGCCCAGGTGCGAAACTGCGCGTCGCTCATCGCCTCCAGGATGCGCCGCGCCAGCGTGGTGCCGAGCATCGAGGCCGCAATCGCGACACCGGCCAGCACCGGATCGAGCGTCGCCGCCTGGTCGACGATGCCGCCGAAATAGATCAGCTTTGTAAGATGGCTCGCGACCTGGCACGTCGCCTTGGTCGCGACCACCTCGCGACGGCCGAAATTGCCGCCGAGAAAGAAGGTATCCATCAGCGGGCCGGAGACGCCGGTCATCAGCATCAGGCCCATGCAGATGAAGCCGTAGAACGAGCCCTGCGCGATGCTGTCGGGGTTGGGCTTGAGGTTCTTCGGCATCAGCCGCGCCATGAACGGCGTCACGCCGAGCAGCAGCAGCGCAATCGGCTTGTCCGGCACGTAGCGGATGATCGACCAGGCGCCGAGCGCCAGGGCGCAGCCGATCAGATAGACGAACACCGGCCGCCAGCGGATATGTGCCCGCCAAAGAAAGGCGCGCCAGCCATTCGAGGCCATCTGCGTGATCGCATGCAGCACCATCGCGGTCGGCAGCGGCATCAGCATCAGCAGCACGCCGATCAGGATCATCCCGCCGGCCATGCCGAACAGTCCCGACAGGAAGGCCGTCGCGACCATCAGCACGCCGAGGGCTGCAATCATGAGGGGCGTCAAGGAAAGCCTCCCGCGCAAGTCAGGCTCAGATCGAAGCGCCTGCCGCACCGATTCACGACGTCAATTCTTGGGTTTGCTTTTGCCTCGCTTGTGGCATCGGCGCAAACCGAGTTATCTTGCCCTTGCATCAGTTTTCCTGAGGGTGTTGTGCGGCGGCTGCTCTTTCTCAACGGGATCAAGGCGTTCGAAGCGGCGGCGCGGACCGGCAGCTTTGCAGCCGCCGGCGCCGAGCTCAACGTATCGGCCGCCGCGGTCAGCCGGATGGTGCACCTGCTGGAAGAACGGCTCGGCGTCGCGCTTTTCGAGCGCAAGGCCAATCGCCTTGCCACCACCGCGGCCGGCCGCGCCTACCAGAGCGGGCTGACGCCGCTGTTCGACGCGCTGGCGAGCCTGACCGCCCAGGTCACCGCGCCTTCCAGCGTGCGGGTGCTGACCATCGGCGTCGGTCCCACTTTTGCGATGAAGTGGCTGATCCCGCGGCTGGCGGATTTCCGCAAACACGAGCCGGACATCGACGTCCGCATCACCACCGGTGGCGCCGCGGTGCCGTTCGGCGAGGACTGGAGCTGCGGCATCAAGCTCGGCGACGGCGAATGGCCCGGCCTGGTCGCCGAGCCCTTGTTCGCCGCCGACCTGCTGCCGGTCTGCGCGCTGCGGCTGGCCAACGCCCTCAAGCGCCCCGCCGACCTGAAGGGGCCAACACTACTGCGGGTTGCGCATTCGCCCGACGACTGGCCGTCCTGGCTCGAGGCCGCCGGCGCGGCCCGCATCTGCGCCCGTGGAACGGAATTCGAATTTTATGGCCAGGCGCTGCAGGCGGCCGTCGACGGCCTCGGCATCGCCATGGGCATACGCCCCTATATCGACGACGACCTGGCGGCCGGCCGGCTGGTCGCCCCGTTCGCGTTAAGCGTGCCGAAAGGCATGCGCTGGTATCTCGTGTACCGGGGGTTTGGCACTGGGCAGCGCGATTTTGCCGCGTTCCGGCGCTGGATTGTCCGCGCCGCGGCAGAACCTGCTGTGCGCCGCAGGGGCCAGAGACATGCCGGATGAGAAGATCGAGACGCTGGTGATCGGCGGCGGCCAGGCCGGGCTGGTGATGAGCCACCGGCTGAAGCAGCGCGGAATTTCGCATCTGGTGCTGGAACGCCGCCGGATCGCCGAACGCTGGCGCAGCGAACGCTGGGATGGATTGAAATTCCAGTTCCCCAACTGGTCGGTGCGGCTACCGGATTTTCCGTTTCCGCATAGCGACCCGGATGCCTTTGCCGACAACGACGACATCATCAAATTCATCGATGACTACGCCGCCTTTGTCGCGCCGCCGATCCGCTGCGACGTCGAGGTGACGCGGCTGTCGCGGGGTAACGGCGCGCGCTTCGCCGCCGAGACCACCGGCGGCACGATCGCGGCGAACAATGTCGTGGTCGCCACCGGTCCTTACCAGCGCAACATCGTCCCCGATCTGCTGCGCGATCATCCTGTCTTCCAGGTCCATTCCGCCGACTACAGGAATCCCGAACAGCTTCCGCCGGGCGCGGTGCTGGTCGCCGGCGCCGGCGCGTCGGGTGCGCAGATCGCCGAGGAATTGCTGCAGGCCGGCCGCCGCGTGTATCTCTCGATCGGACGGCACCGCCGCATGCCGCGGCGCTATCGCGGCCGCGACCTCGTGTGGTGGCTCGCCGAGATGCGCCTCGACCAGGTCACGCCGGAAGAGCGCGGGCCGGCGCGCCTCGCCCCGGTGATTTCAGGCGCCAATGGCGGGCGCACCATCGATTTCCGCAACTACGCAACCGACGGCATGATTCTGATCGGGCGCGTCGAGGCGGCGCAGGACGGCGTACTCGAAATCGCACCGGGCCTCGCCGAGAGCATGGCCGACGGCGATCTCGTCTACACGACGTTCCTCGATACCGTGGACGCCTACGTGAAACGTCGAGGCCTGGAACTGCCCGAAGAGCCCGGGGCCCGCGCGACGGTCCCGAACCCGCCTTGCGTCGCCACGCCGCTGACGCGCCTCGATCTCGCCGCGGAAGGCATCTCGGCGGTGGTCTGGGCCACCGGCTACGGCGTCGATTTCGGCTGGATCGATCTGCCTGTCATCGACGACAAGGGCGATGCCATGCATCGCAACGGCATATCCCCCGAGCCGGGCCTGTATTTCCTCGGCCTGCAATGGCTGTCGAAAATGAATTCATCGTTCCTGTCCGGCGTCGGCGACGACGCCGCCGTGCTGGCCGACCATATTCTGGGGCGGCGCGGCTGATCGCGCCCCCCGCGCACGCGCTGCCAGGGGAATGCGAGCGAAAAAATCCAGAGACATGTGAACCGTTTCACAAAGCCCCCGACATGGCCGTGCTCTCCTTGTCCTGATGGGACAATCCGGGGGACACGCCGTGATCTATGGC
It contains:
- a CDS encoding glutathione binding-like protein, with protein sequence MIDLYYWTTPNGHKITMFLEETGLPYKIFPVNIGKGEQFKPEFLAIAPNNRIPAMVDREPTGGGKPISIFESGAMLVYLAEKTGKFLPADLYGRYDAIQWTFWQMGGLGPMAGQNHHFRNYAVEKIQYAIDRYVNETNRLYGVLNKRLADREFIAGDYSIADMASYPWIVPYKNQDQNIDDFPHLKRWLETIAARPATVRAYAKAKEVNPNFGQPVNRTEEERKILFGQTAAVVR
- a CDS encoding sulfite exporter TauE/SafE family protein; translation: MTPLMIAALGVLMVATAFLSGLFGMAGGMILIGVLLMLMPLPTAMVLHAITQMASNGWRAFLWRAHIRWRPVFVYLIGCALALGAWSIIRYVPDKPIALLLLGVTPFMARLMPKNLKPNPDSIAQGSFYGFICMGLMLMTGVSGPLMDTFFLGGNFGRREVVATKATCQVASHLTKLIYFGGIVDQAATLDPVLAGVAIAASMLGTTLARRILEAMSDAQFRTWANRLITAVAGYYILYGGWLLFTRGSAMAF
- a CDS encoding LysR substrate-binding domain-containing protein, translating into MRRLLFLNGIKAFEAAARTGSFAAAGAELNVSAAAVSRMVHLLEERLGVALFERKANRLATTAAGRAYQSGLTPLFDALASLTAQVTAPSSVRVLTIGVGPTFAMKWLIPRLADFRKHEPDIDVRITTGGAAVPFGEDWSCGIKLGDGEWPGLVAEPLFAADLLPVCALRLANALKRPADLKGPTLLRVAHSPDDWPSWLEAAGAARICARGTEFEFYGQALQAAVDGLGIAMGIRPYIDDDLAAGRLVAPFALSVPKGMRWYLVYRGFGTGQRDFAAFRRWIVRAAAEPAVRRRGQRHAG
- a CDS encoding NAD(P)-binding domain-containing protein, which codes for MPDEKIETLVIGGGQAGLVMSHRLKQRGISHLVLERRRIAERWRSERWDGLKFQFPNWSVRLPDFPFPHSDPDAFADNDDIIKFIDDYAAFVAPPIRCDVEVTRLSRGNGARFAAETTGGTIAANNVVVATGPYQRNIVPDLLRDHPVFQVHSADYRNPEQLPPGAVLVAGAGASGAQIAEELLQAGRRVYLSIGRHRRMPRRYRGRDLVWWLAEMRLDQVTPEERGPARLAPVISGANGGRTIDFRNYATDGMILIGRVEAAQDGVLEIAPGLAESMADGDLVYTTFLDTVDAYVKRRGLELPEEPGARATVPNPPCVATPLTRLDLAAEGISAVVWATGYGVDFGWIDLPVIDDKGDAMHRNGISPEPGLYFLGLQWLSKMNSSFLSGVGDDAAVLADHILGRRG